A part of Halobaculum sp. MBLA0143 genomic DNA contains:
- a CDS encoding pyridoxal-phosphate dependent enzyme — protein sequence MTDDTAFVGLDCADCGRRHDPGTHGRCDCGGVLSPAYDPSPATVARGVADAAAAPLPFSRGERLSAAEGDTPLVTAVPLADEMGVASLAVKDEGRNPTGTVYDRGMSVAVTAAREAGTEPLALAAAGNAGQSAAAYAGRAGLRSYAFVPSRTAFSNKAMVNVHGGDMRVVGGRFGDAAAAVDDQLAADYYSLSAFDTPYRHDGAKTLAYELVADFAREQTDDPLVDGPAVEAAAPLATPDAVVVPVGTGELLVGLERGLAELDDADLLASLPTVVAAQPAGCAPVATAWEADADATEPWEGPDTIVGELEIPDPAGGDLALSALSDLSGTAVAVSDDDALESAVTAAQTTVLEVGGAGGVALAAAWELADDGDLAADDDVVVVNPDAGVKTPDVLRSHLMGQGV from the coding sequence GTGACAGACGACACTGCGTTCGTGGGGCTGGACTGCGCGGACTGTGGGCGACGCCACGACCCGGGCACGCACGGGCGGTGTGACTGTGGCGGGGTGTTGTCGCCCGCGTACGACCCCTCGCCGGCGACCGTAGCACGCGGCGTGGCCGACGCCGCCGCGGCGCCGTTGCCGTTCTCGCGGGGCGAGCGACTCTCCGCGGCGGAGGGGGACACTCCGCTCGTGACCGCGGTCCCGTTGGCCGACGAGATGGGGGTGGCGTCGTTGGCGGTGAAAGACGAGGGACGGAACCCGACGGGCACCGTCTACGACCGCGGGATGAGCGTGGCCGTGACGGCCGCCCGCGAGGCCGGCACGGAGCCGCTGGCGCTCGCGGCCGCGGGCAACGCCGGCCAGTCGGCGGCGGCGTACGCCGGCCGCGCCGGGCTCCGGTCGTACGCCTTCGTCCCCTCCCGAACCGCCTTCTCCAACAAGGCGATGGTGAACGTCCACGGCGGCGACATGCGAGTCGTCGGCGGCCGGTTCGGCGACGCCGCGGCCGCCGTCGACGACCAACTCGCGGCGGACTACTACTCGCTGTCGGCGTTCGACACGCCGTACCGCCACGACGGCGCCAAGACCCTGGCGTACGAGCTCGTCGCCGACTTCGCCCGCGAGCAGACGGACGACCCGTTGGTCGACGGCCCGGCCGTCGAGGCCGCCGCCCCGCTGGCGACGCCCGACGCCGTCGTCGTCCCGGTCGGGACGGGGGAACTGCTCGTCGGGTTGGAACGCGGGCTCGCGGAACTGGACGACGCCGACCTGTTGGCCTCGCTGCCGACGGTCGTCGCCGCCCAGCCCGCCGGCTGTGCCCCAGTCGCCACCGCCTGGGAGGCCGACGCCGACGCGACCGAGCCGTGGGAGGGGCCCGACACCATCGTCGGCGAACTGGAGATCCCCGACCCCGCCGGCGGCGACCTGGCCCTGTCGGCGCTGTCCGACCTGTCCGGAACGGCCGTCGCCGTCTCCGACGACGACGCGCTGGAGAGCGCCGTCACCGCCGCCCAGACGACCGTCTTGGAGGTCGGCGGCGCCGGCGGCGTCGCGCTCGCGGCCGCCTGGGAGCTGGCCGACGACGGCGACCTCGCGGCCGACGACGACGTAGTCGTCGTCAACCCGGACGCCGGCGTGAAGACGCCGGACGTGCTCCGCAGTCACCTGATGGGCCAGGGGGTCTGA
- a CDS encoding AzlC family ABC transporter permease, with protein MSPRQSFLAGARAIAPVLLGAIPFGLVAGAAAVSADLTVAQALGLSTVVFAGASQLAAIELLGRDAAFLVVVGTALVINVRLVMYSASIAPYFEGVSRARRALIAYLLTDQAYALSITRFRDRGPSVWYYLGTAVPLWAVFVVATAVGAVGGAQLPSSLPLGFAVPLVFLAVLTPAVTDDAAVVAAVVGGTVAVAGASLPLNLGLVAGALAGIAAGLVADELSGETGESEGDGEPERDNEDDGGEPA; from the coding sequence GTGTCACCACGCCAGTCGTTTCTCGCCGGCGCCCGCGCGATCGCGCCGGTGTTGCTCGGCGCGATCCCGTTCGGGCTGGTCGCGGGCGCCGCGGCCGTGTCGGCCGATCTCACGGTCGCACAGGCGCTGGGGCTGTCGACGGTCGTGTTCGCCGGCGCCTCACAGTTGGCAGCTATCGAACTGTTGGGTCGGGACGCCGCCTTCCTCGTCGTCGTCGGGACGGCGCTCGTCATCAACGTCCGGCTCGTGATGTACTCCGCGTCCATCGCGCCGTACTTCGAGGGCGTCTCCCGGGCCCGCCGGGCGTTGATCGCGTACCTCCTGACGGACCAGGCGTACGCGCTGTCCATCACCCGGTTCCGCGACCGTGGCCCGTCCGTCTGGTACTACCTCGGGACGGCCGTCCCGCTGTGGGCCGTGTTCGTCGTCGCCACCGCCGTCGGCGCCGTCGGCGGCGCCCAGTTGCCGTCGTCGCTGCCGCTCGGGTTCGCCGTCCCCCTCGTGTTCCTGGCCGTGCTCACGCCGGCCGTCACCGACGACGCCGCCGTCGTCGCCGCCGTCGTCGGCGGCACGGTCGCCGTCGCCGGCGCGTCGCTCCCGCTGAACCTCGGGCTAGTGGCGGGCGCGCTCGCCGGTATCGCCGCCGGGCTCGTCGCCGACGAACTGTCCGGCGAGACCGGAGAGAGCGAGGGCGACGGCGAGCCCGAGCGCGACAACGAAGACGACGGGGGTGAACCGGCGTGA
- a CDS encoding TIGR00296 family protein codes for MSQARAVELSYQDGVRAVELARESVTAFVERGQREDPGSMRDAFYNRTGAFVRLKSTRGRGRLRGCAGSYRTDDQLGHAIVDAAIGAASSDSGGSEVESGELDTLQVSVCVVEDVMLTDDPVADIELGRHGVAVNYGSTHGWLYPTVPVKNDWSAQQFLSRTCRKCGLSPLAWQDDEAVVTLIDGQVYRERPDGGSVEEL; via the coding sequence ATGTCTCAGGCTCGGGCCGTGGAACTCTCGTACCAAGACGGCGTTCGCGCGGTCGAACTCGCCCGGGAATCGGTGACCGCTTTCGTCGAACGGGGACAACGCGAGGATCCGGGGAGTATGCGCGACGCGTTCTACAACCGCACCGGCGCGTTCGTCCGACTCAAGTCGACACGCGGGCGTGGTCGGCTCCGCGGGTGTGCGGGCTCGTATCGCACGGACGACCAGCTGGGCCACGCCATCGTCGACGCCGCGATCGGCGCCGCGTCGTCCGACTCCGGCGGCTCCGAGGTAGAGAGCGGTGAACTCGACACTCTCCAGGTGTCCGTCTGTGTCGTCGAGGACGTGATGCTGACGGACGACCCGGTCGCCGACATCGAACTCGGTCGCCACGGGGTCGCCGTCAACTACGGCAGCACCCACGGCTGGCTGTACCCCACCGTCCCGGTCAAGAACGACTGGAGCGCCCAGCAGTTCCTCTCGCGGACCTGCCGGAAGTGTGGGCTCTCCCCGTTGGCCTGGCAGGACGACGAGGCCGTCGTCACGCTGATCGACGGCCAGGTGTACCGAGAGCGCCCGGACGGCGGCAGCGTCGAAGAGCTGTAG
- a CDS encoding NAD(P)/FAD-dependent oxidoreductase, whose amino-acid sequence MSEEVAVVGAGLAGLVAARRLADAGVDVRVYETRDSVGGRVRSRHRDGFVLDRGFQVLFTAYPAVRTELDLDALDLRGFSPGAVLCSTAEGTRAVLSDPLRDPGALVESVLNLEVPTSDKLRTLLLRQDLRSREESEFFQGSDESIRAYLDDWGFSESYVEKFVAPFYGGITLDRSLATSSQVFQYTFRTLSRGRIAVPADGMGAIAEQLADRARAAGVEIVRNEGVAAVEHDRGGGRTRGAGPVGFETTEASREADAVVVAADPRSARELTGVDTIPTEGKSSTTQFYSLPEHARVETGDKILLHTDGASPNVVVPLSEVAPEYAPDGRELLCATFLGEDALERDEESLAADTRAALSAWYPEQSFESLEPIHTDRLRFAQFAQPPGVFDDLPSVTAPSGSVYLAGDYTEWSSIQGAMESGQAAASAVLSAEPVGE is encoded by the coding sequence ATGAGCGAGGAGGTTGCCGTCGTCGGCGCGGGACTGGCCGGACTCGTCGCCGCGCGTCGACTCGCCGACGCGGGTGTCGACGTCCGGGTGTACGAGACACGCGACAGCGTGGGTGGCCGTGTGCGGTCGCGCCACCGCGACGGGTTCGTCCTGGACCGCGGCTTCCAGGTGTTGTTCACGGCCTACCCCGCCGTCCGGACGGAGTTGGATCTCGACGCGTTGGATCTGCGTGGCTTCTCCCCGGGCGCGGTGTTGTGTTCGACGGCAGAGGGGACCCGCGCCGTGCTGTCGGACCCGTTGCGGGACCCGGGAGCGCTCGTGGAGTCGGTTCTCAACCTGGAGGTGCCGACGAGCGACAAGCTCCGGACGCTCCTCCTGCGTCAGGATCTCCGGAGCCGCGAGGAGTCGGAGTTCTTCCAGGGGTCGGACGAGTCGATCCGGGCGTACCTGGACGACTGGGGGTTCTCGGAGTCGTACGTCGAGAAGTTCGTCGCCCCGTTCTACGGTGGGATCACTCTGGACCGCTCGCTCGCCACGTCGAGTCAGGTGTTCCAGTACACGTTCCGGACGCTCTCGCGCGGCCGGATCGCCGTTCCCGCCGACGGGATGGGGGCGATCGCCGAGCAGTTGGCCGACCGGGCCCGGGCGGCCGGGGTCGAGATCGTCCGCAACGAGGGGGTCGCGGCAGTCGAGCACGACCGGGGCGGCGGCCGGACTCGTGGCGCCGGTCCGGTCGGGTTCGAGACGACGGAGGCGAGCCGGGAGGCGGACGCGGTCGTCGTCGCCGCCGACCCGCGGAGTGCCCGAGAGCTGACGGGCGTCGACACGATTCCGACAGAGGGGAAGTCGTCGACCACGCAGTTCTACAGCCTGCCGGAGCACGCGCGGGTGGAGACCGGCGACAAGATCCTGTTGCACACGGACGGGGCGTCGCCGAACGTGGTCGTGCCGTTGTCGGAGGTGGCCCCGGAGTACGCCCCGGACGGCCGGGAACTGCTGTGTGCGACGTTCCTGGGTGAGGATGCGCTGGAACGGGACGAGGAGTCGCTGGCGGCCGACACCCGGGCGGCGCTGTCGGCGTGGTACCCGGAACAGTCGTTCGAGTCGTTGGAACCGATCCACACGGACCGGCTCCGATTCGCCCAGTTCGCCCAGCCGCCGGGCGTGTTCGACGACCTGCCGTCCGTCACGGCCCCGTCGGGCTCCGTCTACCTCGCGGGCGACTACACGGAGTGGTCCTCGATCCAAGGGGCGATGGAGAGCGGGCAGGCCGCCGCCAGCGCCGTGTTGTCGGCAGAGCCTGTCGGGGAGTAG
- a CDS encoding excinuclease ABC subunit C — protein sequence MQTDELRERAAALPHEPGVYQFLEGETVLYVGKAVDLRDRVPSYTDPRSRRVARMVERADDLDFAVTDTETQALLLEANLVKRHSPRFNVRLKDDKSYPLVQLTDHSIPRIEVTRDPDEGATVFGPFTNVGRVETVVKALRETYGLRGCSDHKYDNRDRPCLDYEVGLCSAPCVDETDAESYTEDVTAVRRFLQGETGVLVDPLERAMEAAAADEAFERAANLRDRLAVVRAFHGDGGEAISGDGRESAVDVLGATVEGDRAVVARLHSEDGQLVDRSRHTMDAPEGSEGVAAVLSAFLVQYYAERSFPDAVLLSERPAEREVREWLETEGVAVRVPGAGREAKLVDLALKNARSGPSRTDELGALADALGTTRPERIEGFDVSHSQGKAAVGSNVCFVDGSAEKADYRRKKLPDRNDDYDNMRALVTWRAERAVEGRDDRPDPDLLVVDGGDGQLGAARDALAATGWDVPAVALAKDEELVITPDRVHDWDDDEGKLHVLQRVRDEAHRFAVQYHQTLRDEVSTVLEDVPGVGPETRRRLLRRFGSVENVRDAGHDDLTDVPGVGDATAETIRSRL from the coding sequence ATGCAGACGGACGAACTCCGCGAGCGTGCCGCCGCCCTCCCGCACGAGCCCGGGGTGTACCAGTTCTTGGAGGGTGAGACTGTCCTGTACGTCGGCAAGGCGGTCGACCTCCGCGACCGTGTCCCGTCGTACACCGACCCCCGCTCGCGGCGTGTCGCCCGGATGGTCGAGCGCGCAGACGACCTCGACTTCGCCGTCACCGACACGGAGACCCAGGCGCTCCTGCTGGAGGCGAACTTGGTCAAGCGTCACAGCCCGCGGTTCAACGTCCGGCTGAAAGACGACAAGTCCTACCCGCTCGTCCAACTCACGGACCACTCGATCCCCCGGATCGAGGTGACGCGCGACCCCGACGAGGGCGCGACCGTGTTCGGCCCGTTCACGAACGTCGGCCGCGTGGAGACAGTCGTCAAGGCGCTCCGGGAGACGTACGGTCTCCGCGGCTGTTCCGACCACAAGTACGACAACCGCGACCGCCCGTGTCTCGACTACGAGGTCGGCCTCTGTTCTGCGCCGTGTGTCGACGAGACGGACGCCGAGAGCTACACCGAAGACGTGACGGCTGTCAGACGGTTCCTCCAGGGCGAGACGGGGGTGCTCGTGGACCCGTTGGAGCGTGCGATGGAGGCCGCCGCCGCCGACGAGGCGTTCGAACGCGCCGCCAACCTCCGGGACCGACTGGCCGTCGTCCGAGCCTTCCACGGCGACGGCGGCGAGGCGATCAGCGGCGACGGCCGCGAGTCCGCCGTCGACGTGCTCGGCGCCACCGTCGAGGGCGACCGCGCCGTCGTCGCCCGACTCCACAGCGAGGACGGCCAGCTCGTCGACCGGTCGCGTCACACCATGGACGCACCGGAGGGTTCCGAGGGTGTCGCGGCCGTCCTGTCGGCGTTCCTCGTCCAGTACTACGCCGAACGGTCGTTCCCCGACGCCGTCCTCCTGTCCGAGCGCCCGGCCGAGCGCGAGGTCCGCGAATGGCTGGAGACGGAGGGGGTCGCCGTCCGCGTGCCCGGCGCCGGCCGCGAGGCGAAGCTGGTGGATCTCGCGCTGAAGAACGCCCGCAGTGGCCCCAGCCGGACGGACGAACTGGGGGCGCTCGCGGACGCACTCGGGACCACCCGCCCGGAACGGATCGAGGGGTTCGACGTGTCACACTCTCAGGGGAAGGCGGCGGTCGGCTCGAACGTCTGTTTCGTGGACGGGAGCGCCGAGAAGGCGGACTACCGCCGGAAGAAGCTGCCCGACCGCAACGACGACTACGACAACATGCGGGCGCTCGTGACCTGGCGGGCCGAACGGGCCGTCGAAGGCCGCGACGACCGTCCGGACCCGGACCTGCTCGTCGTCGACGGCGGCGACGGCCAACTGGGGGCCGCACGCGACGCGCTGGCGGCGACCGGCTGGGACGTGCCCGCCGTCGCGCTCGCCAAAGACGAGGAACTCGTGATCACGCCCGACCGCGTCCACGACTGGGACGACGACGAAGGGAAACTCCACGTCCTCCAGCGCGTCCGCGACGAGGCCCACCGGTTCGCCGTCCAGTACCACCAGACGCTCCGGGACGAGGTGTCGACCGTCCTGGAGGACGTGCCCGGCGTCGGCCCGGAGACCCGTCGCCGACTGCTGCGTCGCTTCGGCTCCGTCGAGAACGTCCGCGACGCCGGCCACGACGACCTCACGGACGTGCCGGGCGTCGGCGACGCCACCGCCGAGACGATCCGGTCGCGGCTGTGA
- a CDS encoding AzlD domain-containing protein yields MIAWPAIVAVGVGTFLLRASFLYLYERIDLPDRGERALELVPAAVLSALVAPSFLAPEGAVVVLGNDRLLAGAVALAVAWRTENILATLAVGFGLLLGLRLLPF; encoded by the coding sequence GTGATCGCGTGGCCCGCCATCGTCGCCGTCGGCGTCGGGACGTTCCTGCTCCGGGCGTCGTTCCTCTACCTCTACGAACGAATCGACCTGCCCGACCGGGGGGAACGAGCCCTGGAACTCGTGCCCGCGGCCGTACTGTCGGCGCTCGTCGCGCCGTCGTTCCTGGCGCCGGAGGGGGCGGTCGTCGTCCTCGGCAACGACCGGCTGCTCGCGGGCGCCGTCGCGCTCGCGGTCGCCTGGCGGACGGAGAACATCCTGGCGACGCTGGCCGTCGGGTTCGGACTACTGCTTGGGCTCCGACTGTTGCCCTTCTAG
- a CDS encoding ArsR/SmtB family transcription factor, whose product MSAPSDAAAVQRARERYTDEDDGPAIDSPAEEVVDLLTDEYARQILQAVTGDAKPACELVELLGVSRPTVYRRLDDLEEAGLVEPAMSFDPDGHHRREFHAAFEEVTVTLGADGFGVETGAPAE is encoded by the coding sequence ATGTCAGCGCCCTCCGACGCAGCCGCCGTACAGCGCGCGAGAGAGCGATACACCGACGAAGACGACGGGCCGGCGATCGACTCCCCGGCCGAGGAGGTCGTCGACCTCCTCACCGACGAGTACGCCCGCCAGATCCTCCAGGCGGTGACGGGCGACGCGAAGCCGGCGTGTGAGCTGGTCGAGCTACTTGGCGTCTCGCGGCCGACCGTCTACCGCCGGTTGGACGACCTAGAGGAGGCCGGGCTCGTGGAGCCGGCGATGTCGTTCGACCCGGACGGCCACCACCGCCGGGAGTTCCACGCGGCGTTCGAGGAGGTGACCGTCACGCTCGGGGCCGACGGGTTCGGCGTGGAGACGGGCGCCCCCGCGGAGTGA
- a CDS encoding nicotinate phosphoribosyltransferase, whose product MTEDTPADDGGTFDTVPDAAIVDGRATDAYFRNTRDALTAADRNPEVVAEVTADQFPTGEFELLAGVDNAVRLLTGRDVDVETLPPGTSFDGGPVLRIEGSYLGFAELETALLGFLSHATGVATAALECRRAAPETTLLSFGARHVHPALAGMVEKSALQAGFDGFSHVAAGDQLDREPSGTMPHALVISFGREDRAAAWRAFADTTDGPTVTLCDTYGDEVEEVLAAVDELGEELDGVRLDTTGSRRGDFRDIACEVAWELDARGHDDVDVFLSGGLGPADLRHLRDVADGFGVGGYVSNADPVDFSLDLVTVDGEPAAKRGKLSGAKSVYRTADGGHHVGLRNRAGPGDGESLLERVVTDGERTATFDVDETARRALADAQRVGFRE is encoded by the coding sequence ATGACCGAGGACACGCCCGCCGACGACGGCGGCACGTTCGACACGGTGCCGGACGCGGCGATCGTCGACGGCCGGGCGACGGACGCCTACTTCCGGAACACCCGCGACGCGCTGACGGCCGCGGACCGCAACCCCGAGGTCGTCGCCGAGGTGACCGCAGACCAGTTCCCCACCGGCGAGTTCGAACTCCTCGCGGGCGTCGACAACGCCGTCCGGCTCCTGACCGGCCGCGACGTGGACGTCGAGACACTCCCCCCGGGGACGTCGTTCGACGGTGGCCCGGTGCTCCGGATCGAGGGGTCGTACCTCGGCTTCGCCGAGCTGGAGACGGCACTCCTGGGGTTCCTCTCACACGCGACTGGGGTCGCAACGGCCGCCCTGGAGTGTCGCCGCGCCGCGCCGGAGACGACGCTCCTCTCGTTCGGCGCTCGCCACGTCCACCCGGCGCTCGCGGGCATGGTCGAGAAGAGCGCACTCCAGGCCGGCTTCGATGGCTTCTCGCACGTCGCCGCCGGCGACCAACTCGACCGGGAGCCCTCGGGAACGATGCCCCACGCGCTCGTCATCTCCTTCGGCCGCGAGGACCGCGCGGCCGCCTGGCGCGCGTTCGCCGACACGACCGACGGGCCGACGGTGACGCTGTGTGACACGTACGGCGACGAGGTGGAGGAGGTGTTGGCGGCCGTCGACGAACTCGGCGAGGAGCTGGACGGCGTCAGACTCGACACCACCGGCTCCCGCCGAGGGGACTTCCGGGACATCGCTTGTGAGGTTGCCTGGGAGTTAGACGCCCGCGGCCACGACGACGTGGACGTCTTCCTCTCCGGCGGGCTCGGCCCGGCCGACCTCCGTCACCTCCGGGACGTCGCCGACGGGTTCGGCGTCGGCGGCTACGTCTCCAACGCCGACCCGGTGGACTTCTCGTTGGACCTGGTGACGGTCGACGGCGAGCCGGCGGCGAAACGCGGGAAGCTGTCGGGCGCGAAGTCGGTGTACCGCACCGCAGACGGCGGCCACCACGTCGGACTCAGGAACCGGGCCGGCCCGGGAGACGGGGAGTCGCTGCTGGAACGAGTCGTGACGGACGGAGAACGGACGGCCACGTTCGACGTCGACGAGACGGCCCGACGCGCGCTGGCGGACGCGCAACGGGTCGGGTTCCGGGAGTGA